A section of the Streptomyces sp. NBC_01591 genome encodes:
- a CDS encoding ABC transporter ATP-binding protein: MADNNERVPTVVVDDVHITYKVNGARTGKGSATSALSRIVSRRQAPGVREVHAVKGVSFAAYKGEAIGLIGSNGSGKSTLLKAIAGLLPATKGRVHTQGQPSLLGVNAALMSDLTGERNVVLGGLAMGMTRTRIRERYQGIVDFSGINEKGDFITLPMRTYSSGMGARLRFSIAAAKSHDVLLIDEALSTGDARFQRRSKERIIELRKEAGTVFLVSHSNKSITETCDRAIWLEAGTLRMDGPADEVVAAYEKFTSGRK, encoded by the coding sequence ATGGCTGACAACAACGAGCGGGTCCCGACCGTCGTCGTGGACGACGTCCACATCACGTACAAGGTCAACGGCGCCCGTACCGGAAAGGGCAGCGCCACCTCGGCGCTCAGCCGGATCGTCTCGCGCCGGCAGGCCCCCGGCGTGCGCGAGGTGCACGCCGTGAAGGGGGTGAGCTTCGCCGCGTACAAGGGCGAGGCCATCGGCCTGATCGGCTCCAACGGCTCGGGGAAGTCGACCCTGCTCAAGGCCATCGCCGGTCTGCTGCCCGCGACGAAGGGCCGGGTGCACACCCAGGGCCAGCCCTCGCTGCTCGGGGTGAACGCCGCGCTGATGAGCGATCTGACCGGTGAGCGCAACGTGGTGCTGGGCGGCCTCGCGATGGGCATGACGCGCACCCGGATCCGCGAGCGCTACCAGGGGATCGTCGACTTCTCCGGCATCAACGAGAAGGGCGACTTCATCACCCTGCCGATGCGTACGTACTCCTCCGGCATGGGCGCCCGGCTGCGCTTCTCCATCGCGGCCGCCAAGAGCCACGACGTCCTCCTGATCGACGAGGCGCTGTCCACCGGCGACGCCAGGTTCCAGCGGCGCAGCAAGGAACGGATCATCGAGCTGCGCAAGGAGGCCGGCACGGTCTTCCTGGTCAGCCACAGCAACAAGTCGATCACCGAGACCTGCGACCGGGCGATCTGGCTGGAGGCGGGAACGCTACGGATGGACGGTCCGGCGGACGAGGTCGTGGCGGCGTACGAGAAGTTCACCTCCGGCAGGAAGTAG
- a CDS encoding bifunctional glycosyltransferase/CDP-glycerol:glycerophosphate glycerophosphotransferase, with the protein MKPRLSVVVPVHNVEDYLEDCLRSVAEQSVTDIEVILVDDGSTDGSTAIAEAFAARDRRFRCVRRPNGGLSAARNTGVRHTTPDVPYLAFVDSDGIVVHDAYARMLASLESTGSDLATGNVWRLNEQGRQQAPQYRWLTGSRARTHISRDPRLLADRFAWNKVFRRSFWDRHAFAFPEGKLYEDTPVMIPAHYLAGSVDVLHEHVHYWRVREGAITRRRTDVQGVRDQISACEQVSAFLAGRGGVANGGARRRYDLSCLRDDFVYFLEGLATGGPGYRDAFMADAGAFLDRMERMDGAGRADRAVAHELPVELRIKWQLVKERRLPELLEVLAFERANGAGTFTVSGVPGRRQAGFPGIPDTARLSRTDLPAVARLLEARWGDDGKLRLRGYAYIRNLPVATPRHSLRMGMVRATHGQQLRTMPVRGVPAPEATVASGQQLHGYDHSGFEMIIDPRRLRPGGWLVGMMVAAQGAVRRVAVRAVESGAVQPLVHELGDGRRAVLDYRGGRLRLTLAQLPARCDTHRFGEDLELTGRLYGGARPKALVLTCDGVADQEFGHPVECRPDGRFTVRLPLADLAGMAAAPPAPHRAPREVEPEPGGRWRARLVLADGVRVPLAAAPESAPPVVADAAGELVLDLSGQPFVDGAVWTPDGALRVEGVAGAGTGVRQDEGPDRLVLRHRALRETVSVPVTHDEPRAGMPEGRDAGARGTAYGGRRFTAFLAPSVAAGLHEGRWDAYLGGRPVRVLTALAARLPLRRSGPVAAAPVPGREFALDRRFGDRLTVRAGPVLALAERGAYRRAELRGTHYPARRTMPLRDAVLYTGGDSPRAVHAELLRRGVESEHLWVTDGVHGHVPPTAVPVVEHSAAWYGALARSRRIVTADQLPEWFERRPGQTVVQTWHGTPLGRFGTDLGGTLYADHQELATLPHRSAQWSVLVSPSRHSTPLLRRALGYGGEVLEAGSPANDLLFSADRAKTAERVRHRLGIPDGRRVVLYAPTYREQLAHPSGTDGERPHYRWDPALDPAALARSIGGAHTVLVRRHPRVTGNVAERPGVRDVSAHPDIAELLLIADVLVTDYAGLMFDFAHTGRPMLFHTYDLEHYRDTVRGFCLDFETRAPGPLLAGADEVAALLRDADNLAASAARYADAYESFRRDFCDLDDGGAAARVADRLLAEG; encoded by the coding sequence ATGAAGCCGCGCCTCAGTGTCGTCGTCCCGGTCCACAACGTCGAGGACTACCTGGAGGACTGCCTGCGCTCGGTGGCCGAGCAGTCGGTCACCGACATCGAGGTGATCCTCGTGGACGACGGTTCGACGGACGGCAGTACGGCCATCGCCGAAGCGTTCGCCGCCCGCGACCGCCGCTTCCGCTGCGTCCGCCGCCCCAACGGGGGCCTGAGCGCGGCCCGCAACACCGGCGTGCGGCACACCACGCCGGACGTGCCGTACCTGGCGTTCGTCGACAGCGACGGCATCGTCGTCCACGACGCCTACGCGCGGATGCTGGCCTCCCTGGAGTCGACCGGCTCCGACCTCGCGACCGGCAATGTGTGGCGGCTGAACGAGCAGGGGCGGCAGCAGGCCCCGCAGTACCGCTGGCTGACCGGCAGCCGGGCCCGCACCCACATCAGCCGCGATCCGCGGCTGCTCGCCGACCGGTTCGCCTGGAACAAGGTGTTCCGGCGGTCCTTCTGGGACCGGCACGCCTTCGCCTTCCCGGAGGGCAAGCTCTACGAGGACACCCCGGTGATGATCCCCGCGCACTACCTCGCCGGCTCGGTGGACGTGCTGCACGAACATGTCCACTACTGGCGGGTCCGGGAGGGGGCGATCACCCGGCGGCGTACGGACGTGCAGGGCGTACGGGACCAGATCTCGGCGTGCGAGCAGGTCAGCGCGTTCCTGGCGGGCCGGGGCGGGGTGGCGAACGGCGGTGCGCGGCGCCGCTACGACCTCTCGTGCCTACGCGACGACTTCGTGTACTTCCTGGAGGGGCTCGCCACGGGCGGGCCCGGGTACCGGGACGCGTTCATGGCGGACGCCGGGGCGTTCCTGGACCGGATGGAGCGGATGGACGGAGCGGGCCGCGCGGACCGGGCCGTGGCCCACGAGCTGCCGGTGGAGCTGCGGATCAAGTGGCAGCTGGTGAAGGAGCGCCGGCTTCCGGAGCTGCTGGAGGTGCTGGCCTTCGAACGGGCCAACGGCGCGGGAACGTTCACGGTGAGCGGCGTACCGGGGCGGCGGCAGGCCGGTTTCCCCGGCATCCCGGACACCGCCCGGCTGTCCCGTACCGATCTCCCGGCCGTGGCACGGCTGTTGGAGGCGCGGTGGGGCGACGACGGGAAGCTGCGGCTGCGCGGTTACGCGTACATCCGCAATCTGCCGGTCGCGACGCCGCGCCACTCGCTGAGGATGGGCATGGTGCGCGCGACCCACGGACAGCAGCTGCGGACGATGCCGGTACGCGGCGTGCCCGCGCCCGAGGCGACCGTCGCCTCCGGCCAGCAGTTGCACGGTTACGACCACTCCGGCTTCGAGATGATCATCGACCCTCGCCGGCTGCGGCCCGGCGGCTGGCTGGTGGGCATGATGGTGGCCGCCCAGGGCGCGGTCCGCCGGGTGGCGGTGCGCGCCGTGGAGTCGGGGGCCGTCCAGCCGCTCGTCCATGAGCTGGGCGACGGACGGCGGGCGGTGCTCGACTACCGGGGCGGGCGGCTGCGGCTGACCCTGGCGCAACTGCCCGCCCGTTGCGATACCCACCGCTTCGGCGAGGACCTGGAGCTGACCGGCAGGCTGTACGGGGGCGCCCGGCCGAAGGCCCTGGTGCTGACCTGCGACGGGGTGGCGGACCAGGAGTTCGGCCACCCCGTCGAATGCCGTCCGGACGGCCGCTTCACGGTACGGCTCCCGCTCGCCGACCTCGCCGGGATGGCGGCCGCGCCACCGGCTCCGCACCGGGCGCCGCGCGAGGTCGAGCCGGAGCCCGGCGGGCGGTGGCGGGCGCGGCTGGTGCTGGCCGACGGAGTGCGGGTGCCGCTCGCGGCGGCCCCGGAGTCGGCCCCGCCGGTCGTGGCCGACGCGGCGGGCGAGCTGGTGCTGGACCTGAGCGGGCAGCCGTTCGTGGACGGCGCCGTGTGGACGCCGGACGGGGCGCTTCGGGTGGAGGGGGTGGCCGGCGCCGGTACGGGCGTACGGCAGGACGAGGGCCCGGACCGCCTCGTACTGCGGCACCGGGCGCTGCGCGAGACGGTGTCGGTGCCCGTCACCCATGACGAGCCGCGCGCGGGGATGCCGGAGGGAAGGGACGCGGGGGCGCGCGGGACGGCGTACGGGGGGCGTCGCTTCACCGCGTTCCTCGCGCCCTCGGTGGCCGCCGGGCTGCACGAGGGCCGCTGGGACGCGTATCTGGGCGGCCGTCCGGTCCGGGTGCTGACCGCGCTCGCCGCCCGGCTGCCGCTGCGCCGGAGTGGCCCGGTCGCCGCGGCCCCCGTGCCCGGCCGGGAGTTCGCCCTGGACCGCCGGTTCGGCGACCGGCTGACGGTGCGGGCCGGGCCGGTGCTCGCGCTCGCCGAACGCGGTGCGTACCGCCGGGCCGAGCTGCGCGGCACGCACTATCCGGCCCGGCGCACGATGCCGCTGCGGGACGCGGTCCTCTACACGGGCGGCGACTCACCGCGCGCCGTCCACGCCGAACTCCTGCGCCGGGGCGTGGAGTCGGAGCACCTCTGGGTCACCGACGGAGTCCACGGACACGTCCCGCCCACCGCCGTCCCGGTCGTCGAGCACAGCGCCGCCTGGTACGGGGCGCTGGCGCGGTCCCGCCGCATCGTCACCGCCGACCAGCTGCCCGAGTGGTTCGAGCGGCGGCCCGGCCAGACCGTCGTGCAGACCTGGCACGGCACCCCGCTCGGCCGCTTCGGCACGGATCTGGGCGGCACCCTGTACGCCGACCACCAGGAACTCGCCACGCTGCCGCACCGGTCGGCCCAGTGGTCCGTCCTGGTCTCCCCGAGCCGCCACTCCACCCCGCTGCTGCGGCGCGCGCTCGGCTACGGGGGCGAGGTCCTGGAGGCGGGCTCCCCCGCCAACGATCTGCTCTTCTCGGCCGACCGCGCCAAGACCGCGGAGCGGGTACGGCACAGGCTCGGCATCCCGGACGGCCGCCGGGTCGTGCTGTACGCGCCGACCTACCGCGAGCAGCTGGCCCATCCCTCCGGCACCGACGGCGAGCGGCCCCACTACCGCTGGGACCCGGCGCTCGACCCGGCCGCGCTGGCCCGGTCCATCGGTGGGGCCCACACCGTGCTGGTGCGCCGCCACCCGCGGGTGACCGGGAACGTGGCCGAGCGGCCCGGCGTACGCGACGTGTCGGCGCATCCGGACATCGCGGAGCTGCTACTGATCGCCGATGTGCTGGTCACGGACTACGCGGGCCTGATGTTCGACTTCGCGCACACGGGCCGCCCGATGCTCTTCCACACCTACGACCTGGAGCACTACCGCGACACGGTGCGCGGTTTCTGCCTGGACTTCGAGACCCGGGCGCCGGGCCCGCTGCTCGCCGGGGCGGACGAGGTCGCCGCGCTCCTGCGCGACGCCGACAACCTGGCCGCGTCGGCGGCCCGGTACGCGGACGCGTACGAGAGCTTCCGCCGGGACTTCTGCGACCTGGACGACGGCGGGGCGGCGGCCCGGGTCGCGGACCGGCTGCTGGCCGAGGGGTAG
- a CDS encoding TetR/AcrR family transcriptional regulator: MTTDPGTRRRVPAGAAVLREDVTDAIRSAVFEELAAVGFARMSMEGIARRAGVGKTAVYRRWKSKLALVLDLVSAVAVQGMPAPATGSLYGDVRAVLELASYALRHPVASQVIPDLLVEAARSPEISDTIKAALLDPQQGIAAVVVRDAVARGELPEDSDPDRALDLIVGPLYWRLAVVRGPLPKGYLDDLAVAAVAALKS, from the coding sequence ATGACCACCGACCCGGGAACCCGCCGCCGTGTCCCCGCGGGAGCCGCTGTGCTGCGCGAGGACGTCACCGATGCGATTCGCAGCGCCGTCTTCGAGGAGCTGGCCGCGGTGGGCTTCGCCCGGATGTCGATGGAGGGGATCGCGCGGCGCGCGGGTGTCGGCAAGACCGCCGTGTACCGCCGCTGGAAGTCCAAGCTGGCCCTGGTCCTCGACCTGGTCTCCGCCGTCGCGGTCCAGGGCATGCCGGCTCCGGCCACCGGTTCGCTGTACGGGGACGTCCGGGCCGTGCTCGAACTCGCCTCCTACGCCCTGCGCCACCCCGTCGCCTCGCAGGTCATCCCGGACCTGCTGGTCGAGGCGGCCCGCAGTCCGGAGATCTCCGACACGATCAAGGCCGCCCTGCTGGACCCGCAGCAGGGCATCGCCGCCGTTGTCGTGCGGGACGCGGTGGCCCGCGGTGAGCTGCCCGAGGACAGCGACCCGGACCGGGCGCTGGACCTGATCGTCGGCCCGCTCTACTGGCGGCTCGCCGTCGTCCGGGGCCCGCTGCCCAAGGGCTACCTCGACGACCTGGCGGTCGCCGCGGTCGCCGCACTCAAGAGCTGA
- a CDS encoding ABC transporter permease, producing MVSQTATPAAPADTPAAAPFPVYAPGELAALAARHGLTMSGARPSLVAYVRQLWGRRHFITAFATAKLTAQYSQAKLGQIWQIMTPLLNATVYYFIFGVLMNTKRNVEDFVPFLVTGVFIWTFTSSSITAGTRAISGNLGLVRALHFPRASLPIALALQQLQQLMFSLGALVLILVGFGQFPRPSWLLAIPALFLQAVFNTGVSMVVARLAARTPDIAQLMPFVLRTWMYASGVMWSVDTMLKGDRVPHFVMVMLECNPAAVFIDLMRFALIDSFGASHLPPHVWAIAAGWALVCGVGGFVYFWHAEERYGRG from the coding sequence GTGGTGAGCCAGACAGCAACCCCAGCGGCCCCGGCCGACACACCCGCCGCCGCACCCTTCCCGGTGTACGCACCGGGCGAGCTCGCCGCGCTCGCCGCCCGGCACGGACTGACGATGAGCGGGGCCCGGCCCTCGCTGGTGGCGTACGTCCGGCAGCTGTGGGGGCGTCGGCACTTCATCACCGCGTTCGCCACCGCCAAGCTGACCGCCCAGTACAGCCAGGCGAAGCTCGGCCAGATCTGGCAGATCATGACGCCGCTGCTGAACGCGACGGTCTACTACTTCATCTTCGGCGTCCTGATGAACACCAAGCGCAACGTCGAGGACTTCGTGCCCTTCCTCGTCACCGGCGTCTTCATCTGGACCTTCACCAGCAGCTCGATCACCGCGGGCACCCGTGCGATCAGCGGCAATCTGGGGCTCGTCCGGGCGCTGCACTTCCCGCGTGCCTCGCTGCCGATCGCCCTGGCCCTGCAACAGCTCCAGCAGCTGATGTTCTCGCTGGGCGCGCTGGTGCTGATCCTGGTGGGGTTCGGGCAGTTCCCCAGGCCGTCCTGGCTGCTGGCGATTCCGGCGCTGTTCCTGCAGGCCGTGTTCAACACCGGTGTCTCCATGGTGGTGGCGCGGCTGGCCGCCCGGACGCCGGACATCGCCCAGCTGATGCCGTTCGTGCTGCGCACCTGGATGTACGCGTCCGGGGTCATGTGGAGCGTGGACACGATGCTCAAGGGGGACCGCGTTCCGCACTTCGTGATGGTGATGCTGGAGTGCAATCCGGCCGCCGTCTTCATCGATCTGATGCGGTTCGCGCTCATCGACAGCTTCGGCGCGTCCCACCTCCCGCCGCATGTGTGGGCAATCGCCGCGGGCTGGGCGCTCGTGTGCGGGGTGGGCGGATTCGTGTACTTCTGGCACGCGGAGGAGCGGTACGGACGTGGCTGA
- a CDS encoding NAD-glutamate dehydrogenase: protein MQTKLDEAKAELLARAAKVADNSPGGGVGGPGGTSRVHVAAAGAEQERPGQDVLLSYLQRYYLHTAPEDIAGRDPVDVFGAASSHYRLAEMRPQGTANVRVHTPTVEENGWTCSHTVVEVVTDDMPFLVDSVTNELSRQGRGIHVVIHPQVVVRRDVTGKLIEVLAEGNGIAAGSNGRKNDAGATDTKSELPHDALVESWIHVEIDRETDRADLQQISVDLLRVLSDVRETVEDWDKMRDAALRIADDLPGEPLDDLADEEVNEARELLRWLAADHFTFLGYREYELKDTDSLAAVPGTGLGILRSDPHHSVDEAHPVSPSFDRLPADARAKARERKLLVLTKANSRSTVHRPSYLDYVGVKKFDADGNVIGERRFLGLFSSAAYTESVRRVPVIRRKVAEVLEGAGFSPNSHDGRDLLQILETYPRDELFQTPVDQLRSVVTSVLYLQERRRLRLYLRQDEYGRYYSAIVYLPRDRYTTGVRLRLIDILKEELGGISVDFTAWNTESILSRLHFVVRVAPGTELPDLTDAEADRIEARLVEAARSWADGFQEALGAECGEERAAELLRQYGHSFPEGYKADHTPRSAVADLVHLEALKQDEKDFALSLYEPVGAAPGERRFKIYRTGEQVSLSAVLPALQQLGVEVVDERPYELRCADRTHAWIYDFGLRMPQVNGSGNYLADDARDRFQDAFAAVWTGEAENDGFNSLVLGAGLNWRQAMVLRAYAKYLRQARSPFSQEYMESTLRNNVHTTRLLVSLFEARMSPERQSAGTELTDGLLEELDGALDQVASLDEDRILRSFLVLIKATLRTNFFQREDSGKPHGYVSMKFDPQSIPDLPAPRPAFEIWVYSPRVEGVHLRFGKVARGGLRWSDRREDFRTEILGLVKAQMVKNTVIVPVGAKGGFVAKQLPDPAVDREAWMAEGIASYRTFISALLDITDNMVAGEVVPPTDVVRHDGDDNYLVVAADKGTASFSDIANEVAVTYGFWLGDAFASGGSAGYDHKGMGITARGAWESVKRHFRELGHDTQTEDFTVVGVGDMSGDVFGNGMLLSEHIRLVAAFDHRHIFLDPTPDAATSYAERRRLFELPRSSWADYNKNLLSAGGGIHSRSAKSIPINAHVREALGIEPGVTKMTPAELMQTILKAPVDLVWNGGIGTYIKSSAESNADVGDKANDAIRVNGEDLRAKVVGEGGNLGATQLGRIEFARGGGRINTDAIDNSAGVDTSDHEVNIKILLNGLVRDGDMTVKQRNKLLAEMTDEIGRLVLRNNYAQNVALANATAQSPSLLHAHQRFMRRLGRDGDLDRGLEFLPADRQIRELLNGGKGLSQPELAVLLAYTKITAARELIRTSLPDDAHLQKLLHAYFPQQLREQFPEAVDGHALRREIITTVLVNDTVNSGGSTFLHRLREETGASIEEIVRAQFAAREIFGLGQVWDAVEALDNKVAADVQTRIRLHSRRLVERGSRWLLGNRPQPLEIAETIDFFKAGVDQVWAELPKMLMGADLDWYQSILDELTEAGVPGELAQRVAGFSSAFPALDIVAIAERTGKDPLSVAEVYYDLADRLGITQLMDRIIELPRADRWQSMARASIREDLYAAHAALTADVLPVGNGTSTPEERFKAWEEKNAAILTRSRSTLDEIQGSDAFDLANLSVAMRTMRTLLRTHA from the coding sequence ATGCAGACCAAGCTGGACGAAGCCAAGGCCGAGCTGCTCGCACGGGCCGCCAAGGTAGCTGACAACAGCCCGGGCGGTGGTGTCGGTGGCCCGGGCGGTACCTCCCGGGTGCATGTTGCGGCCGCCGGGGCCGAGCAGGAGCGTCCCGGACAGGACGTGCTCCTTTCCTACCTCCAGCGCTACTACCTGCACACCGCTCCGGAGGACATCGCGGGCCGCGACCCCGTGGACGTCTTCGGTGCCGCCTCCTCCCACTACCGGCTCGCCGAGATGCGCCCGCAGGGCACGGCGAACGTCCGGGTGCACACCCCGACGGTCGAGGAGAACGGCTGGACGTGCAGCCACACCGTCGTCGAGGTCGTCACCGACGACATGCCGTTCCTGGTCGACTCCGTCACCAATGAGCTGTCCCGGCAGGGGCGCGGCATCCATGTCGTGATCCACCCGCAGGTCGTCGTGCGCCGCGACGTCACCGGCAAGCTCATCGAGGTCCTCGCCGAGGGCAACGGCATCGCCGCGGGCTCCAATGGCCGCAAGAACGACGCTGGCGCCACGGACACGAAGAGCGAGCTGCCGCACGACGCGCTCGTCGAGTCCTGGATCCACGTCGAGATCGACCGCGAGACCGACCGCGCCGACCTCCAGCAGATCTCCGTCGACCTGCTGCGCGTGCTGTCCGACGTACGGGAGACCGTCGAGGACTGGGACAAGATGCGCGACGCCGCGCTGCGCATCGCCGACGACCTGCCCGGCGAGCCGCTCGACGACCTCGCCGACGAAGAGGTGAACGAGGCCAGGGAGCTGCTGCGCTGGCTCGCCGCCGACCACTTCACCTTCCTCGGCTACCGCGAGTACGAGCTGAAGGACACCGACTCGCTGGCCGCCGTCCCCGGCACCGGCCTCGGCATCCTGCGCTCCGACCCGCACCACAGCGTCGACGAGGCGCACCCCGTCAGCCCGTCCTTCGACCGGCTGCCCGCCGACGCCCGGGCCAAGGCCCGTGAGCGCAAGCTCCTCGTCCTCACCAAGGCCAACAGCCGCTCGACCGTCCACCGCCCCAGCTACCTCGACTACGTCGGCGTGAAGAAGTTCGACGCGGACGGCAACGTCATCGGTGAGCGCCGCTTCCTCGGACTGTTCTCCTCCGCCGCCTACACCGAGTCCGTGCGCCGGGTGCCCGTCATCCGCCGCAAGGTCGCCGAGGTGCTGGAGGGCGCGGGCTTCTCGCCCAACAGCCACGACGGCCGCGACCTGCTGCAGATCCTGGAGACGTACCCGCGCGACGAGCTCTTCCAGACGCCCGTCGACCAGCTGCGCTCCGTCGTCACCTCCGTGCTCTACCTCCAGGAGCGCCGCCGGCTGCGGCTCTACCTGCGCCAGGACGAGTACGGGCGCTACTACTCCGCGATCGTCTACCTGCCGCGCGACCGTTACACCACCGGTGTACGACTGCGTCTGATCGACATCCTCAAGGAGGAACTGGGCGGCATCAGCGTCGACTTCACCGCCTGGAACACCGAGTCGATCCTCTCCCGGCTGCACTTCGTCGTCCGCGTCGCACCCGGCACCGAACTGCCCGATCTCACCGACGCCGAGGCCGACCGCATCGAGGCCCGGCTCGTCGAGGCCGCCCGCTCCTGGGCCGACGGCTTCCAGGAAGCACTGGGCGCCGAGTGCGGCGAGGAACGTGCCGCCGAGCTGCTGCGCCAGTACGGCCACTCGTTCCCCGAGGGCTACAAGGCCGACCACACGCCGCGCTCCGCCGTGGCCGACCTGGTCCACCTCGAAGCGCTCAAGCAGGACGAGAAGGACTTCGCCCTCAGCCTGTACGAGCCGGTGGGCGCCGCCCCCGGCGAGCGCCGCTTCAAGATCTACCGGACCGGCGAGCAGGTCTCCCTCTCCGCCGTGCTCCCGGCCCTCCAGCAGCTCGGTGTCGAGGTCGTCGACGAGCGCCCGTACGAGCTGCGCTGCGCGGACCGTACGCACGCCTGGATCTACGACTTCGGGCTCCGGATGCCGCAGGTCAACGGCAGCGGCAACTATCTCGCCGACGACGCCCGGGACCGCTTCCAGGACGCCTTCGCCGCCGTGTGGACCGGTGAGGCCGAGAACGACGGCTTCAACTCGCTGGTGCTGGGCGCCGGTCTGAACTGGCGCCAGGCGATGGTGCTGCGTGCCTACGCGAAGTACCTGCGTCAGGCCCGGTCGCCGTTCAGCCAGGAGTACATGGAGAGCACTCTCCGCAACAACGTCCACACCACCCGGCTGCTGGTCTCGCTCTTCGAGGCCCGGATGTCCCCGGAGCGGCAGAGCGCCGGCACCGAGCTGACCGACGGCCTCCTCGAAGAGCTGGACGGGGCCCTGGACCAGGTCGCCTCGCTCGACGAGGACCGGATCCTGCGGTCCTTCCTCGTCCTCATCAAGGCCACCCTGCGCACCAACTTCTTCCAGCGGGAGGACAGCGGCAAGCCGCACGGCTACGTCTCGATGAAGTTCGACCCGCAGTCCATCCCGGACCTGCCGGCGCCCAGGCCCGCCTTCGAGATCTGGGTCTACTCGCCGCGCGTCGAGGGTGTGCACCTGCGCTTCGGCAAGGTCGCCCGAGGCGGTCTGCGCTGGTCGGACCGGCGAGAGGACTTCCGTACGGAGATCCTCGGCCTGGTCAAGGCGCAGATGGTGAAGAACACCGTCATCGTGCCGGTCGGCGCCAAGGGCGGATTCGTCGCCAAGCAGCTCCCGGACCCGGCCGTCGACCGTGAGGCCTGGATGGCCGAGGGCATCGCCTCGTACCGCACCTTCATCTCGGCGCTGCTCGACATCACCGACAACATGGTGGCCGGCGAGGTCGTGCCGCCCACGGACGTCGTCCGGCACGACGGCGACGACAACTACCTGGTCGTCGCCGCCGACAAGGGCACCGCGAGCTTCTCCGACATCGCCAACGAGGTCGCCGTCACGTACGGCTTCTGGCTCGGCGACGCCTTCGCCTCCGGCGGCTCCGCGGGCTACGACCACAAGGGCATGGGCATCACCGCCCGTGGCGCCTGGGAGTCCGTCAAGCGGCACTTCCGCGAGCTGGGCCACGACACCCAGACCGAGGACTTCACCGTCGTCGGTGTCGGTGACATGTCCGGTGACGTGTTCGGCAACGGCATGCTGCTCTCCGAGCACATCCGGCTCGTCGCCGCCTTCGACCACCGGCACATCTTCCTCGACCCCACCCCGGACGCCGCCACCTCGTACGCCGAGCGCCGCCGGCTGTTCGAGCTGCCGCGCAGCTCCTGGGCCGACTACAACAAGAACCTGCTCTCCGCGGGCGGTGGCATCCACTCGCGCAGCGCCAAGTCCATCCCGATCAACGCGCACGTCCGTGAGGCGCTCGGCATCGAGCCGGGTGTCACCAAGATGACGCCCGCCGAGCTGATGCAGACCATCCTCAAGGCCCCCGTGGACCTGGTGTGGAACGGCGGCATCGGTACGTACATCAAGTCCTCCGCCGAGTCGAACGCGGACGTCGGCGACAAGGCCAACGACGCGATCCGCGTCAACGGCGAGGACCTGCGGGCCAAGGTCGTAGGCGAGGGCGGCAACCTCGGCGCCACCCAGCTCGGCCGGATCGAGTTCGCTCGCGGCGGCGGCCGGATCAACACCGACGCGATCGACAACAGCGCCGGTGTGGACACCTCCGACCACGAGGTGAACATCAAGATCCTGCTCAACGGCCTGGTCCGGGACGGCGACATGACCGTCAAGCAGCGCAACAAGCTGCTCGCCGAGATGACCGACGAGATCGGCCGCCTGGTGCTGCGCAACAACTACGCGCAGAACGTCGCGCTCGCCAATGCCACGGCCCAGTCGCCCTCGCTGCTCCACGCCCACCAGCGCTTCATGCGCCGGCTGGGCCGGGACGGCGACCTCGACCGCGGGCTGGAGTTCCTGCCCGCCGACCGTCAGATCCGTGAGCTGCTCAACGGCGGCAAGGGGCTCAGCCAGCCCGAACTGGCCGTGCTGCTCGCCTACACCAAGATCACGGCGGCCCGGGAGCTGATCAGGACCAGCCTGCCGGACGACGCGCACCTGCAGAAGCTGCTGCACGCCTACTTCCCGCAGCAACTGCGCGAGCAGTTCCCCGAGGCGGTCGACGGGCACGCGCTGCGCCGCGAGATCATCACCACGGTCCTGGTCAACGACACCGTGAACAGCGGTGGTTCGACCTTCCTGCACCGGCTGCGGGAAGAGACCGGTGCCTCGATCGAGGAGATCGTGCGGGCCCAGTTCGCGGCCCGTGAGATCTTCGGCCTCGGCCAGGTGTGGGACGCCGTCGAGGCGCTCGACAACAAGGTCGCCGCCGATGTGCAGACCCGGATCCGGCTGCACTCGCGCCGGCTCGTCGAGCGCGGTTCGCGCTGGCTGCTCGGCAACAGGCCGCAGCCGCTGGAGATCGCCGAGACGATCGACTTCTTCAAGGCGGGCGTCGACCAGGTCTGGGCCGAGCTGCCCAAGATGCTGATGGGCGCCGACCTGGACTGGTACCAGTCGATCCTGGACGAGCTCACCGAGGCGGGCGTCCCGGGCGAGCTGGCCCAGCGGGTCGCCGGCTTCTCCTCCGCCTTCCCGGCGCTGGACATCGTGGCGATCGCGGAGCGCACGGGGAAGGACCCGCTCTCCGTCGCCGAGGTGTACTACGACCTCGCGGACCGGCTGGGCATCACCCAGCTGATGGACCGGATCATCGAGCTGCCGCGGGCCGACCGCTGGCAGTCCATGGCCCGCGCCTCCATCCGCGAGGACCTGTACGCCGCGCACGCCGCGCTCACCGCGGACGTGCTGCCGGTGGGCAACGGGACCTCGACGCCGGAGGAGCGGTTCAAGGCGTGGGAGGAGAAGAACGCGGCGATCCTGACGCGGTCGCGCTCCACGCTCGATGAGATCCAGGGGTCGGACGCGTTCGACCTGGCGAATCTGTCGGTGGCGATGCGGACGATGCGCACCCTGCTCCGTACGCACGCCTAG